The following proteins come from a genomic window of Planctomycetota bacterium:
- a CDS encoding site-specific DNA-methyltransferase: protein MPTPKIPTNTIAVGDCIQTMHAWPRESVDLIFADPPYNIGYKYDEYEDRRDDREYIDWTMNWIDACADLLKPTGSMFVLIGDEYAAETRVHLKELERAHKLVFRNWIIWHYTFGQNCKAKFNRSHAHLFYCVGSAAFDKKNFKVSGGIGKKATLPFTFNREIVAVPSARQTTYGDARANPGGKLPDDTWYLRPQEAIDGAPADNAPWFFDPDGDTWYLSRLCGTFKERVGWHPCQLPESLLERIIKVSSNEGDIVFDPFTGSGTTLAVAARLGRRWLGTEMSADYARKATERIEHVSETGQTMQTTLFDKGIVIGQPKKKAEPHRSPKTGRRRRSKQS from the coding sequence ATGCCCACCCCGAAGATTCCCACCAACACCATCGCCGTCGGCGATTGCATTCAGACGATGCACGCCTGGCCCCGGGAGTCAGTCGATCTGATCTTCGCCGATCCGCCCTACAACATCGGCTACAAGTACGACGAATACGAAGACCGCCGCGATGATCGCGAGTACATCGACTGGACGATGAACTGGATCGACGCCTGCGCGGACCTGCTCAAGCCGACCGGGTCGATGTTCGTGCTCATCGGCGACGAGTACGCCGCCGAAACGCGCGTGCATCTGAAGGAGCTGGAGCGGGCGCACAAGCTTGTGTTCCGCAACTGGATCATCTGGCATTACACGTTCGGGCAGAACTGCAAGGCGAAGTTCAACCGTTCGCATGCGCATCTGTTCTACTGCGTGGGCTCCGCGGCTTTCGACAAAAAGAACTTCAAAGTCAGCGGCGGCATCGGCAAGAAGGCGACGCTCCCATTCACCTTCAACCGCGAAATCGTCGCCGTCCCCTCCGCCCGGCAGACGACCTACGGCGACGCCCGCGCCAATCCCGGCGGCAAACTCCCCGACGATACCTGGTACCTCCGCCCGCAGGAGGCCATCGACGGCGCCCCGGCCGACAATGCGCCGTGGTTTTTCGACCCCGATGGCGACACGTGGTACCTCTCCCGATTGTGCGGAACCTTCAAGGAGCGCGTCGGGTGGCATCCCTGCCAGCTTCCCGAATCGCTGCTCGAACGCATCATCAAAGTCAGCTCCAACGAAGGCGACATCGTCTTCGATCCCTTCACGGGTTCGGGCACCACGCTCGCCGTCGCCGCGCGCCTCGGTCGCCGCTGGCTCGGCACCGAGATGTCCGCTGACTACGCCCGCAAGGCGACGGAGCGCATCGAGCATGTGAGCGAAACCGGACAGACCATGCAGACCACGCTTTTCGACAAAGGCATCGTCATCGGCCAACCCAAGAAGAAGGCCGAGCCGCACCGTTCACCCAAGACCGGGCGCCGCCGCCGATCCAAACAATCATGA
- the amt gene encoding ammonium transporter, with protein sequence MGLGVVAYADEPAAPTPAPAATEAPPAAPAAVVPDPTGANIGDISNVAAKTAGHPTLEEIGDRVGKNVISINIVWTLITGFLVMFMQAGFAMVESGLCRAKNVAHTMAMNLMIYPLGMLGFYVCGFAFMFGGVGSLGALGGGIGTLDHAVTIHLFGSDLNILGWKGFCLGPSVYDVSVFTLFLFQMVFMDTTATIPTGGAAERWKFSAFMLYGVAIGTVLYPVYGCWVWGGGWLAQMGSVFGLGHGMVDFAGSSVVHFQGGVIALIAAWWVGPRLGKYNKDGTVNVLPAHNVPMAVIGTFILAFGWFGFNPGSTLAGTDLRIAVVAVNTMLAGATGAMMATLWVWFVRGSKPDPTMSCNGMLAGLVAITAPCAFVNSMSACIIGIVAGILVVESVFFFERTLKIDDPVGAVSVHGACGAWGCIALGLFSDGTYGDGWNGVAGTVKGLFYGDGSQLMAEIVGLVSCTIYLGIATFVVFWVIEAICGHRVPAHVEADGLDLPEMGVNGYCGVTLDKASETPIAL encoded by the coding sequence ATGGGCCTTGGCGTTGTCGCCTACGCCGACGAACCGGCGGCGCCGACGCCCGCACCGGCGGCGACCGAAGCGCCGCCCGCGGCTCCGGCGGCGGTCGTTCCCGATCCGACCGGTGCGAACATCGGCGACATCTCCAACGTCGCCGCCAAGACCGCCGGGCATCCGACGCTCGAGGAGATCGGCGACCGCGTCGGCAAGAACGTCATCTCGATCAACATCGTCTGGACGCTCATCACCGGCTTCCTCGTCATGTTCATGCAGGCCGGTTTCGCCATGGTCGAGTCGGGCCTGTGCCGCGCCAAGAACGTCGCGCACACGATGGCGATGAACCTGATGATTTACCCATTGGGCATGCTCGGGTTCTATGTGTGCGGGTTCGCCTTCATGTTCGGCGGCGTCGGCAGTCTGGGCGCCCTCGGCGGCGGCATCGGCACGCTCGATCACGCCGTCACGATTCACCTCTTCGGCTCGGACCTGAACATTCTCGGATGGAAGGGCTTTTGCCTGGGGCCGTCGGTGTACGACGTGAGCGTGTTCACGCTGTTCCTGTTCCAGATGGTGTTCATGGACACGACGGCGACGATCCCGACCGGCGGCGCGGCCGAGCGATGGAAGTTCTCGGCGTTCATGCTCTACGGCGTGGCGATCGGCACGGTGCTTTATCCGGTGTACGGCTGCTGGGTCTGGGGCGGGGGATGGTTAGCGCAGATGGGCTCGGTGTTCGGACTCGGACACGGCATGGTCGATTTCGCCGGTTCGTCGGTGGTTCACTTTCAGGGCGGCGTCATCGCGCTGATCGCGGCGTGGTGGGTCGGGCCGCGCCTCGGTAAGTACAACAAGGACGGAACCGTCAACGTGCTGCCGGCGCACAACGTGCCCATGGCGGTCATCGGCACGTTCATCCTCGCCTTCGGTTGGTTCGGGTTCAACCCCGGCTCGACCCTCGCCGGCACCGACCTGCGTATCGCCGTCGTCGCCGTCAACACCATGCTCGCCGGCGCGACCGGCGCGATGATGGCGACCCTCTGGGTCTGGTTCGTGCGCGGCTCCAAGCCCGATCCGACCATGTCCTGCAACGGCATGCTCGCCGGTCTCGTCGCCATCACCGCCCCGTGCGCCTTCGTCAATTCCATGAGCGCATGCATCATCGGCATCGTCGCCGGCATCCTCGTCGTCGAGTCCGTCTTCTTCTTTGAGCGTACGCTCAAGATCGACGACCCCGTCGGCGCGGTCAGCGTGCATGGCGCCTGCGGCGCATGGGGCTGCATCGCGCTGGGCCTCTTCTCCGACGGGACTTACGGCGATGGATGGAACGGCGTGGCGGGAACGGTCAAGGGACTGTTCTACGGCGATGGCAGTCAGCTCATGGCCGAGATCGTCGGGCTCGTCTCGTGCACCATCTACCTGGGCATCGCGACGTTCGTCGTCTTCTGGGTCATCGAGGCGATCTGCGGGCATCGCGTCCCGGCCCATGTCGAGGCCGACGGACTGGACCTGCCGGAGATGGGCGTCAATGGCTACTGCGGCGTGACGCTGGACAAGGCCTCGGAAACCCCGATCGCCCTGTAA
- a CDS encoding sulfatase-like hydrolase/transferase, producing the protein MKCCLFALALGALSFITTNFVNAADKPNIVYIYGDDVGYGDLSCQGATKVKTPNLDKLAAAGLRFVDAHAAAATCTPSRYALLTGQYAWREKGTHILPGDAPAIIRPGRVTLPSTLKQAGYATAAVGKWHLGLGNPGMDWNGKIAPGPLEIGFDYCFLIPATGDRVPCVFVEDHSVVGLDPKDPITVSYQHKVGDDPTGKDHPEMLKYKYSHGHDATIVNGISRIGFMTGGNSARWVDEKFPETLTSKAIAFMEKHKNEPFFLYFATQDIHVPRMPNKQFAGSSECGIRGDVIQQLDWQAGRIMDAIDRLGLTDNTIVIFSSDNGPVIDDGYADGAVKDLNGHEAAGPLRGGKYDIHEGGTRVPFILRWPAKVKPGVSEAMICQIDLLASFAAMNEVTLPKDAAPDSFDIRPALFGEDKTGRDTLVEQAGNLALRRGTWKFIEAGRKGKAKGELYDLGNDLAEKKNVIDEHPEVASDLSARLDQIKAAGHTRPGAE; encoded by the coding sequence ATGAAATGCTGTCTCTTCGCCCTGGCGCTGGGCGCTCTGTCATTCATCACGACGAACTTCGTCAATGCCGCAGACAAGCCCAACATTGTCTACATCTACGGCGACGATGTGGGCTACGGCGACCTGAGCTGTCAGGGCGCGACGAAGGTCAAGACGCCGAATCTCGATAAGCTTGCGGCGGCGGGGCTTCGCTTCGTCGACGCGCACGCCGCTGCGGCGACCTGCACGCCGTCGCGCTATGCGCTGCTGACGGGGCAATATGCCTGGCGCGAGAAGGGGACGCACATTCTGCCCGGCGACGCCCCGGCGATCATTCGGCCCGGCCGCGTCACGCTGCCTTCGACGCTCAAGCAGGCCGGCTACGCCACCGCCGCCGTCGGCAAGTGGCATCTGGGCCTGGGCAATCCGGGCATGGACTGGAACGGCAAGATCGCGCCGGGCCCGCTCGAGATCGGCTTCGACTACTGCTTCCTCATCCCGGCGACCGGCGACCGCGTGCCCTGCGTCTTCGTCGAAGATCACAGCGTCGTCGGCCTCGACCCCAAGGACCCGATCACCGTCAGCTATCAGCACAAGGTCGGCGACGATCCGACGGGCAAAGACCACCCCGAGATGCTCAAGTACAAGTACAGCCATGGTCACGATGCCACGATCGTCAATGGCATCAGCCGCATCGGCTTCATGACGGGCGGTAACAGCGCCCGATGGGTCGACGAGAAGTTTCCCGAGACGCTGACCAGCAAAGCCATCGCGTTCATGGAAAAGCACAAAAACGAGCCGTTTTTCCTGTATTTCGCCACCCAGGACATTCACGTCCCGCGCATGCCCAACAAGCAGTTCGCCGGCTCAAGCGAATGCGGCATCCGCGGCGACGTGATCCAGCAGCTCGACTGGCAGGCGGGGCGGATCATGGACGCCATCGACCGGCTCGGCCTCACCGACAACACGATCGTGATCTTCTCGTCCGACAACGGCCCGGTCATCGACGATGGCTACGCCGATGGGGCGGTCAAGGATTTGAACGGTCACGAAGCAGCCGGTCCGCTGCGCGGCGGCAAGTACGACATTCACGAAGGCGGCACGCGCGTGCCGTTCATTCTCCGCTGGCCCGCCAAGGTCAAGCCAGGCGTCAGCGAGGCGATGATCTGCCAGATCGATCTGCTGGCGTCCTTCGCCGCGATGAATGAAGTGACGCTGCCCAAGGACGCCGCCCCCGACAGCTTCGACATCCGCCCCGCGCTTTTCGGTGAGGACAAGACCGGGCGCGACACGCTCGTCGAACAGGCGGGCAACCTCGCGCTTCGCCGCGGGACATGGAAGTTCATCGAGGCCGGCCGCAAGGGCAAGGCCAAGGGCGAGCTTTACGATCTGGGCAACGATCTGGCGGAGAAGAAGAACGTCATCGACGAGCACCCCGAAGTCGCCAGCGACCTGTCCGCCCGCCTTGACCAGATCAAAGCCGCGGGCCATACCCGTCCCGGCGCCGAGTGA
- a CDS encoding sulfatase-like hydrolase/transferase, with protein sequence MADDAGRTPNVIVIFIDDMGYADIGPFGCKDYPTPNIDRMAKEGRVFTDFQVAQAVCSASRAALMTGCYSNRVSILGALGPQVNYGISDEEVTIAQICKQKNYATAAFGKWHLGHHPKFLPVNHGFDEYFGLPYSNDMWPFDYDHNRVTKGFKSNYPTLPLIENDHVADPDITPEKQPMLTTWYTEHAVSFIDRNKDKPFFLYLPHSMVHVPLFVSDKFKGKSGAGLFGDVMMEVDWSVGQVLDAVRRNGLEKNTLVIFTADNGPWLNFGNHAGKTGGLREGKGTMFEGGSRNATIMWQPGTVPAGTKCDTMAMTIDILPTVAHLIGAKLPDHKIDGLNIWPLITGESDKSPHEAYFMYYGQKLEAVRTERWKLHLPHDYRHYIMDKVGHDGHPGPYGSGHIDFALYDMDNDVNETTDVKDQHPDVVAHLKELADEMRKDLGDAGKPGPGIRKHGVLEPGDKKLEW encoded by the coding sequence ATGGCGGACGATGCGGGGCGGACGCCCAACGTGATCGTCATCTTCATCGACGACATGGGTTACGCCGACATCGGACCCTTCGGCTGCAAGGACTATCCGACGCCGAACATCGACCGCATGGCCAAAGAGGGCCGTGTGTTCACGGATTTCCAGGTCGCTCAGGCCGTGTGCTCGGCGAGCCGCGCGGCTCTGATGACCGGCTGTTACTCCAACCGCGTCTCGATCCTCGGCGCCCTCGGGCCGCAGGTCAACTACGGCATCAGCGATGAGGAAGTCACCATCGCCCAGATCTGCAAGCAGAAGAACTACGCCACCGCCGCCTTCGGCAAGTGGCACCTCGGGCATCACCCCAAGTTCCTGCCGGTCAATCATGGGTTCGATGAGTACTTCGGTCTGCCGTACTCCAACGACATGTGGCCCTTCGACTATGACCACAATCGGGTGACCAAGGGGTTCAAATCGAATTACCCGACGCTGCCGCTCATTGAGAACGATCACGTTGCCGATCCGGACATCACGCCGGAGAAACAACCGATGCTCACGACTTGGTACACCGAGCATGCGGTGAGCTTCATCGATCGCAACAAGGACAAGCCGTTCTTTTTGTATCTGCCGCACTCGATGGTGCACGTGCCGCTGTTCGTGTCGGACAAGTTCAAGGGCAAGAGCGGGGCGGGGCTCTTCGGCGACGTGATGATGGAAGTCGACTGGTCGGTCGGGCAGGTGCTCGATGCGGTGCGGCGCAACGGGCTGGAGAAGAACACGCTGGTCATCTTCACCGCCGACAACGGCCCGTGGCTCAACTTCGGCAATCACGCGGGCAAAACCGGCGGACTGCGCGAAGGCAAGGGCACGATGTTCGAAGGCGGCTCGCGCAACGCGACGATCATGTGGCAGCCCGGCACCGTCCCTGCCGGAACCAAGTGCGACACGATGGCCATGACCATCGACATCCTCCCCACCGTCGCGCATCTCATCGGCGCCAAACTCCCCGATCACAAAATCGACGGCCTGAACATCTGGCCCCTCATCACCGGCGAATCCGACAAGAGCCCGCATGAGGCGTATTTCATGTACTACGGCCAGAAACTCGAAGCCGTCCGCACTGAACGCTGGAAACTGCACCTGCCGCACGACTATCGCCATTACATCATGGACAAGGTCGGGCACGATGGTCACCCGGGTCCGTACGGCAGCGGTCACATCGACTTCGCGCTCTACGACATGGATAACGACGTCAATGAGACGACCGACGTCAAGGATCAGCATCCCGATGTGGTCGCACATCTGAAGGAATTGGCCGACGAGATGCGCAAGGATCTCGGCGACGCCGGCAAGCCGGGGCCGGGCATCCGCAAACATGGCGTGCTCGAACCCGGTGACAAAAAACTCGAATGGTGA
- a CDS encoding succinate dehydrogenase, with protein sequence MSRTPISLPQQRSFGQTMRKGAWWLPSLLTFLGLMAFIVYSTWAAFQGVNYAFGPYLSPMYSPLLWEGAGQLVPTGHAWFGAWPEFLKIGLPLTPAFLILWAPGGFRFTCYYYRGAYYKAFWADPISCAVGEPRKSYWGERTFPLIIQNIHRYFLYLAVIFIFLLAFDAWTAMWFPPEGVTYAAAHEAGQLKFGFGIGTLVLIINPILLGGYTFGCHSLRHLIGGRKDRVTTAPMGKKAYDCVSCLNRKHMLFAWMSLFWVGFTDFYVRMCAMGTWHDLRLF encoded by the coding sequence ATGTCCCGCACACCGATCTCCCTCCCGCAGCAGCGCAGCTTCGGCCAGACGATGCGCAAAGGGGCCTGGTGGCTCCCGTCGCTGCTGACGTTTCTGGGTCTGATGGCGTTCATCGTCTACTCGACATGGGCCGCCTTTCAAGGCGTCAACTACGCCTTCGGGCCGTACCTGTCGCCGATGTACTCGCCGCTGCTTTGGGAGGGGGCTGGCCAGCTTGTGCCGACGGGGCACGCATGGTTCGGCGCCTGGCCCGAGTTCCTGAAGATCGGCCTCCCGCTCACGCCGGCGTTTCTGATCCTCTGGGCCCCGGGCGGTTTCCGTTTCACCTGCTACTACTACCGCGGCGCGTACTATAAGGCCTTCTGGGCCGACCCGATCAGTTGCGCCGTCGGCGAGCCGCGCAAGAGCTACTGGGGCGAGCGCACATTCCCGCTCATCATTCAGAACATTCACCGCTACTTCCTCTACCTGGCGGTCATCTTCATCTTCCTGCTGGCCTTCGACGCATGGACAGCGATGTGGTTCCCGCCGGAGGGCGTCACCTACGCCGCGGCGCACGAAGCCGGGCAGCTCAAATTCGGCTTCGGCATCGGCACGCTCGTACTCATCATCAACCCCATCCTCCTCGGCGGATACACCTTCGGCTGTCACTCCCTGCGTCACCTCATCGGCGGGCGCAAGGATCGCGTGACCACCGCACCGATGGGCAAAAAGGCCTATGACTGCGTGTCCTGCCTCAACCGCAAGCACATGCTCTTTGCGTGGATGAGTCTTTTCTGGGTGGGCTTCACCGACTTCTACGTCCGCATGTGCGCGATGGGCACATGGCACGATCTTCGACTCTTTTAA
- a CDS encoding fumarate reductase/succinate dehydrogenase flavoprotein subunit, giving the protein MSEYKTHEYDVIVIGAGGAGLRAAIEASAQGVSVGLICKSLLGKAHTVMAEGGMAAAMANVDSRDNWRVHFADTMRGGQYLNNWRMAELHAKEAPDRVRELEAWGTVFDRTKEGRILQRNFGGHAYPRLAHVGDRTGLEMIRTLQDHGIHQGVSVHMEVTVVELLKDGNRVVGALAYEREHGRFHLFKCKAIVLATGGFGRAFKITSNSWEYTGDGHALAYHAGADLLDMEFIQFHPTGMVWPPSVRGILVTEGVRGEGGILKNKEGKRFMFDDIPPLYANQVATDPEEGWRYVTGDKNAKRPPELLTRDHVARKIVKEVKAGRGSPHGGVFLDIAWIKEKIGNSEEHIKKKLPSMYHQFKELAGVDITKEPMEVGPTTHYAMGGIRVDGDTQMSTVPGLFAAGECAAGLHGANRLGGNSLSDLVVFGKRAGEYAAKFAKDHSAGSINNDQVEAAAKWALEPFDRGSNGENPFAIQSDLQTMMQDKVGIVREEGELNQAIDELAKLKARADKAGAEINRDYNPGWHTAMDLRNLMTVSEAAARSALLRKESRGAHTRNDFPDKSAEYGKVNAICRKAPDGSMSVEHVATKPLPKELADIIEEFK; this is encoded by the coding sequence ATGTCTGAATACAAGACCCATGAATACGACGTGATCGTCATCGGCGCCGGCGGCGCGGGACTCCGCGCCGCGATCGAGGCGTCGGCCCAAGGCGTCAGCGTCGGGCTCATCTGCAAATCGCTCCTCGGCAAGGCGCACACCGTCATGGCTGAAGGCGGCATGGCGGCGGCGATGGCCAACGTCGATTCGCGCGACAACTGGCGCGTCCACTTCGCCGACACGATGCGCGGCGGACAGTACCTCAACAACTGGCGCATGGCGGAGCTTCACGCCAAAGAAGCACCCGATCGCGTGCGCGAGCTGGAAGCATGGGGCACCGTGTTCGACCGCACCAAGGAAGGCCGCATCCTCCAACGCAACTTCGGCGGGCACGCCTACCCCCGTCTCGCCCACGTCGGCGACCGCACGGGCCTGGAAATGATCCGCACGCTCCAGGATCACGGCATCCATCAGGGCGTCAGCGTCCACATGGAAGTCACCGTCGTCGAGCTGCTCAAAGACGGCAACCGAGTCGTCGGCGCACTCGCCTACGAGCGCGAGCACGGGCGGTTCCACCTGTTCAAGTGCAAGGCGATCGTCCTCGCAACCGGCGGATTCGGACGGGCGTTCAAAATCACCTCCAATAGCTGGGAATACACCGGCGACGGTCACGCGCTGGCCTATCACGCCGGGGCCGATCTGCTGGATATGGAGTTCATTCAGTTTCACCCGACGGGCATGGTGTGGCCCCCGAGCGTGCGCGGGATTCTCGTCACCGAAGGCGTGCGCGGCGAAGGCGGCATCTTGAAGAACAAAGAAGGCAAACGCTTCATGTTCGACGACATCCCGCCGCTCTACGCCAATCAGGTCGCCACCGACCCCGAAGAAGGCTGGCGCTACGTGACCGGCGACAAGAACGCCAAGCGCCCGCCGGAACTGCTGACGCGTGACCACGTCGCCCGCAAGATCGTCAAGGAAGTCAAAGCCGGCCGCGGCTCACCGCACGGCGGCGTCTTCCTCGATATCGCATGGATCAAGGAAAAGATCGGCAATTCCGAAGAGCACATCAAAAAGAAGCTCCCGAGCATGTATCACCAGTTCAAGGAACTGGCCGGCGTCGACATCACCAAAGAGCCCATGGAAGTCGGCCCGACGACGCACTACGCCATGGGCGGCATCCGCGTCGACGGCGACACGCAGATGTCCACCGTGCCCGGGCTCTTCGCCGCCGGCGAATGCGCCGCTGGTCTGCACGGGGCCAACCGCCTCGGCGGCAATTCGCTCTCCGACCTCGTCGTCTTCGGCAAACGCGCCGGCGAGTACGCCGCCAAATTCGCCAAGGACCATTCCGCCGGCTCGATCAACAACGATCAGGTCGAAGCCGCCGCAAAATGGGCGCTCGAACCCTTCGACCGCGGATCCAATGGCGAGAACCCCTTCGCCATTCAAAGTGATCTGCAAACAATGATGCAGGACAAGGTCGGCATCGTCCGCGAGGAAGGTGAACTCAATCAGGCGATCGACGAACTGGCCAAGCTCAAGGCCCGCGCCGACAAGGCCGGAGCGGAGATCAACCGCGATTACAATCCCGGTTGGCACACGGCCATGGATCTTCGCAATCTGATGACGGTTTCCGAAGCGGCGGCCCGGTCGGCCCTGCTCCGCAAGGAATCCCGCGGCGCTCATACACGCAACGATTTTCCCGACAAATCCGCAGAATATGGCAAGGTTAATGCGATCTGCCGCAAGGCGCCCGACGGCTCCATGAGCGTCGAACATGTGGCGACCAAACCGCTGCCCAAGGAACTGGCGGACATCATCGAGGAGTTCAAATAA
- a CDS encoding succinate dehydrogenase/fumarate reductase iron-sulfur subunit: MAQRTFRIWRGTGESSQFKEYTTEIGEGMVVLDAVHQIQAESAPDLACRWNCKAGKCGSCSAEVNGMPRLMCMTRISDLPADAPISIEPMKAFPQIRDLVTDVSWNYEVKMRIKKFKPRKPDNADGSWNMQQADIDRVQEFRKCIECFLCQDVCHVLRDHHKHDGFYGPRFFVYSAALEMHPLDTEDRLEQLKDDGNIGYCNITKCCTKVCPEHITITDNAIIPLKERVVDEYYDPLTRLFRIFKPK; the protein is encoded by the coding sequence ATGGCTCAGCGCACTTTCCGCATCTGGCGCGGGACCGGCGAGTCCAGCCAGTTCAAGGAATACACCACCGAGATCGGCGAGGGCATGGTCGTGCTCGACGCCGTGCATCAGATTCAGGCCGAGTCCGCGCCGGACCTGGCCTGCCGATGGAACTGCAAAGCCGGCAAATGCGGCTCGTGCAGCGCGGAAGTCAATGGCATGCCGCGCCTCATGTGCATGACCCGCATCAGCGATCTGCCCGCTGATGCGCCGATCAGCATCGAGCCGATGAAGGCCTTTCCGCAGATTCGCGATCTGGTGACGGACGTGTCGTGGAACTACGAAGTGAAGATGCGCATCAAGAAGTTCAAGCCGCGCAAACCCGACAATGCCGACGGTTCGTGGAACATGCAGCAGGCGGACATCGACCGCGTGCAGGAATTCCGCAAGTGCATCGAGTGCTTCCTTTGTCAGGACGTGTGTCACGTTCTCCGCGACCATCACAAGCACGACGGATTCTACGGCCCCCGCTTCTTCGTCTACTCCGCCGCCCTCGAAATGCACCCGCTCGACACCGAAGACCGCCTCGAACAGCTCAAGGACGACGGCAACATCGGCTACTGCAACATCACCAAGTGCTGCACCAAGGTCTGCCCCGAACACATCACCATCACCGACAACGCCATCATCCCCCTGAAGGAGCGTGTCGTCGACGAGTATTACGATCCCCTCACGCGCCTCTTCAGAATTTTCAAACCCAAATAG